In Pseudomonas fluorescens, the following are encoded in one genomic region:
- a CDS encoding OprD family porin has protein sequence MFKRAIPTAVLLATSSVCAQAADTAGHGFLEDSKASLSMRTLYFNSDNRDGSAAPSKTEEAAQGFVLRYESGFTQGALGFGLDAQALLGITLDSGAGRHVGSGMIPTDGDGAAAAWSSFGPTAKMRLARTELRYGTLLPKLPILLANDARVLPQSFTGAQVTSNDIDGLTLTGGVLEHAVGRASTDRTGLSVAGSTQDSNKFYYAGGDYNLTRNLKTQYYFAQLEDFYNQNFLGLTHILTIDSASSLTTDLRYFRTTSSGANSSASGRAQGYRVSGYTDDNDGEIDNSTWVAMVTYTQGGHAVSVGHQRVGDGSNFVQPNQGSLVDKGAGGGSVYLPTDKMIQNFARAGEQTNFGQYTYDFAPLGVPGLKASIVYLKGTDIKAQNASDQSEWERDMTLDYVLQSGTFKGVGFTLRNAKSNTDAGRNVDQNRVIINYTLSLL, from the coding sequence ATGTTCAAACGAGCGATTCCCACCGCAGTCCTGCTGGCCACCAGTTCGGTGTGCGCCCAGGCTGCCGATACCGCAGGCCATGGATTTCTGGAAGACAGCAAGGCCAGCCTCTCGATGCGCACCCTGTACTTCAACAGTGATAATCGCGATGGCAGCGCAGCCCCTTCGAAAACCGAAGAGGCGGCCCAGGGTTTCGTGTTGCGCTATGAGTCCGGGTTTACGCAGGGCGCGCTGGGGTTCGGGCTCGATGCCCAGGCATTGCTCGGCATCACGCTGGACAGCGGAGCGGGGCGCCACGTCGGCAGCGGTATGATTCCCACTGACGGCGACGGCGCGGCCGCCGCCTGGAGCAGCTTCGGCCCTACGGCGAAAATGCGCCTGGCCAGGACTGAACTTCGCTACGGCACCTTGCTGCCGAAATTACCGATCCTTCTGGCGAACGATGCCCGTGTGTTGCCGCAATCGTTTACCGGCGCGCAGGTCACCTCGAACGACATCGATGGCCTGACGTTGACCGGCGGTGTGCTGGAGCACGCGGTAGGACGCGCCTCGACGGACCGCACAGGCCTGTCGGTCGCTGGCAGCACGCAGGACAGCAACAAGTTCTACTACGCCGGCGGTGACTACAACCTCACCAGGAACCTGAAGACCCAGTATTACTTCGCGCAGCTGGAAGACTTCTACAACCAGAACTTCCTCGGCCTGACGCACATTTTGACCATCGACAGCGCAAGCTCACTGACCACCGACCTGCGCTACTTCCGCACCACGTCGAGCGGTGCCAACAGCTCTGCCTCCGGCCGCGCGCAAGGTTATCGGGTGTCGGGCTACACCGACGACAACGACGGTGAAATCGACAACAGCACCTGGGTTGCGATGGTCACCTACACCCAGGGTGGGCACGCGGTGTCGGTGGGGCATCAACGGGTGGGCGATGGCAGCAACTTCGTCCAGCCCAACCAGGGCAGCCTGGTGGACAAGGGGGCGGGCGGCGGCAGTGTCTACCTGCCCACCGACAAGATGATCCAGAACTTTGCCCGGGCGGGAGAGCAGACCAATTTCGGGCAATACACCTACGACTTCGCGCCCTTGGGCGTGCCGGGCCTGAAAGCCTCGATCGTGTATCTGAAGGGCACGGACATCAAGGCGCAAAACGCCAGTGACCAGTCCGAGTGGGAGCGCGACATGACCCTGGACTACGTGTTGCAGTCGGGCACGTTCAAGGGGGTGGGTTTCACACTGCGTAACGCCAAGTCCAATACCGATGCCGGGCGCAACGTGGATCAGAACCGGGTCATCATCAATTACACCTTGTCGTTGTTGTAA
- a CDS encoding polyamine ABC transporter substrate-binding protein produces MDSMKRILGATVCGLSLLASAVHAEQRELRVYNWADYILPSVPKDFAKDTGIKVTWDTFDTNESLEAKLLTGNSGYDLVVPSNQFIETQIKAGVFQKLDKSKLPNWSHQDPALLKLLDKNDPGNQYGVPYMYGTVLIGFNPAKVKAALGENAPVDSWDLVFKPENMEKLKACGVAMLDSPSEILPLALHYLGLDPNSQNPDDYEKAKALMLKVRPYVTYFNSAKYMTDIANGDICVAIGYSGSFYQFGNRAKEAGNGVVVDWRLPKEGAPIWFDTFAIPKSAKNVAEAHEFLNHLLDPKVIAPISDFLGYPNANKDSLALINKDITGNPNLTPTSEALKTLYVVQPLPQKLERVRTRVWTSIKSDQ; encoded by the coding sequence ATGGACTCAATGAAACGCATACTGGGCGCCACCGTTTGCGGACTGTCGCTGCTGGCCAGCGCAGTGCACGCCGAACAGCGCGAATTGCGGGTGTACAACTGGGCGGACTACATCCTGCCGTCCGTGCCCAAGGATTTCGCCAAGGACACCGGGATCAAGGTGACCTGGGACACCTTCGACACCAACGAGTCCCTGGAAGCCAAGCTGCTGACCGGCAACTCGGGCTACGACCTGGTGGTGCCGTCGAACCAGTTCATCGAAACCCAGATCAAGGCAGGCGTGTTCCAGAAACTCGACAAGTCCAAACTGCCGAACTGGTCGCACCAAGACCCGGCCTTGCTCAAGCTGCTGGACAAGAACGACCCGGGCAACCAGTACGGCGTGCCCTACATGTACGGCACCGTGCTGATCGGCTTCAACCCGGCCAAGGTCAAGGCGGCGCTGGGCGAGAATGCGCCGGTGGACAGCTGGGACCTGGTGTTCAAGCCCGAGAACATGGAGAAGCTCAAGGCCTGTGGCGTTGCCATGCTCGACTCGCCGTCGGAGATCCTGCCGCTGGCCCTGCATTACCTGGGGCTGGACCCGAACAGCCAGAACCCGGATGACTACGAAAAAGCCAAAGCGCTGATGCTCAAGGTTCGCCCTTACGTCACCTACTTCAACTCCGCCAAGTACATGACCGACATCGCCAACGGCGATATCTGCGTGGCCATCGGTTACTCCGGCAGCTTCTACCAATTCGGCAATCGCGCCAAAGAGGCGGGCAACGGTGTGGTCGTCGACTGGCGCCTGCCGAAAGAAGGCGCGCCGATCTGGTTCGACACCTTCGCCATCCCGAAAAGCGCGAAGAACGTCGCCGAGGCCCACGAATTCCTCAACCACCTGCTGGACCCGAAAGTCATCGCGCCGATCAGCGACTTCCTCGGTTACCCGAATGCCAACAAGGACTCGCTGGCGCTGATCAACAAGGACATCACCGGCAACCCGAACCTGACACCGACCAGCGAGGCATTGAAGACGCTGTACGTCGTGCAGCCATTGCCGCAAAAGCTTGAGCGGGTGCGTACCCGGGTCTGGACCAGCATCAAGTCCGATCAGTAA
- a CDS encoding helix-turn-helix transcriptional regulator, translating into MPPKGHDKSVRRSIPGLSSLPRPLYGRTESLPNRALTRRHSHPWVQLSYAIAGVLEIQTGVGRFVAPPERAVWIPAGMPHRVFSSPRTEMRSLYIDCSVSTWAPPGCHVLGVSDLLRELIRAFSQVPVEYDQDGPHGRLAQVILDQLAEAPQIDLMLPLPQDSRLRQIAQSLESHPEQQTTLSHWSNQFGVTEKTLSRLFLRDTGLTFRAWRQRLRLLGALTPLEQGERVTDVALACGYDSTSAFIAAFRQQFGETPGEFFR; encoded by the coding sequence ATGCCGCCCAAAGGACATGACAAGAGTGTTCGACGCAGTATTCCCGGGCTGTCCAGCCTGCCACGACCGCTCTACGGTCGTACCGAATCGCTGCCCAATCGCGCCCTGACCCGGCGCCACAGCCATCCGTGGGTGCAGCTTTCCTATGCGATTGCGGGCGTGCTCGAAATACAGACCGGCGTCGGCCGTTTCGTCGCCCCGCCGGAGCGTGCGGTGTGGATTCCGGCGGGCATGCCGCACCGGGTGTTCAGCTCGCCGCGCACGGAAATGCGCAGCCTGTACATCGATTGCAGCGTTTCGACGTGGGCGCCGCCGGGCTGTCATGTGTTGGGGGTCAGCGATTTGTTGCGCGAGTTGATCCGTGCCTTCAGTCAGGTTCCGGTGGAATACGATCAGGACGGTCCGCACGGCCGGTTGGCCCAGGTGATTCTGGATCAATTGGCGGAGGCGCCACAGATCGATTTGATGCTGCCCCTGCCCCAGGACAGCCGATTGCGGCAAATCGCCCAAAGCCTGGAGTCGCACCCGGAGCAACAGACCACCCTCAGTCACTGGAGCAACCAATTCGGCGTCACCGAGAAAACCCTCAGTCGCCTGTTCTTGCGCGACACCGGCCTGACCTTTCGCGCCTGGCGCCAGCGTTTGCGCCTGCTCGGCGCCCTGACGCCACTGGAACAGGGCGAGCGAGTGACCGACGTCGCGTTGGCCTGTGGCTACGACTCGACGTCAGCGTTTATCGCTGCCTTCCGCCAGCAGTTCGGCGAAACACCGGGGGAGTTTTTTCGCTGA
- a CDS encoding bile acid:sodium symporter family protein — MTRPRLLPDNFTLTLIGVVTLASLLPASGQVAVGFGWLTNIAIALLFFLHGAKLSRESIIAGAGHWRLHLLVFSLTFVLFPLLGLALKPLLSPLIGNDLYMGMLYLCALPATVQSAIAFTSLARGNIPAAICSAAASSLFGIFLTPLLVTLLLNVHGEGSSTLDAILKISVQLLLPFIAGQIARRWIGDWVARNKSWLKFVDQGSILLVVYGAFSEAVIEGLWQQIPLLDLVGLVLVCCIVLALVLLASTVLGKAFGFNQEDRITILFCGSKKSLATGVPMAQVLFAGSTIGLLILPLMLFHQIQLMVCAVLAQRYAKRPESISELMAQVDP, encoded by the coding sequence ATGACTCGCCCCCGTCTGTTACCCGACAACTTCACACTGACCCTGATCGGCGTTGTGACGCTCGCCAGCCTGCTGCCTGCCAGCGGCCAGGTCGCGGTCGGTTTTGGCTGGCTGACCAACATCGCCATCGCGCTGTTGTTTTTTCTGCATGGCGCCAAGCTGTCCCGCGAATCGATCATCGCCGGTGCCGGGCACTGGCGCCTGCATTTGCTGGTGTTCAGCCTGACCTTCGTGCTGTTCCCGCTGCTCGGCCTGGCGCTCAAGCCGCTGCTGTCGCCGTTGATCGGCAATGACCTGTACATGGGCATGCTTTACCTGTGTGCGCTGCCCGCCACGGTGCAGTCGGCGATTGCCTTTACTTCGCTGGCGCGGGGCAATATCCCGGCGGCGATTTGCAGCGCGGCGGCGTCGAGCCTGTTCGGGATTTTTCTCACGCCGTTGCTGGTGACCCTGCTGCTGAATGTCCACGGCGAAGGCTCCTCGACCCTCGACGCCATCCTCAAGATCAGCGTGCAGTTGTTGCTGCCGTTCATTGCCGGGCAGATCGCGCGGCGCTGGATCGGCGACTGGGTGGCGCGCAACAAGAGCTGGTTGAAGTTCGTCGATCAGGGTTCGATTTTGCTGGTGGTCTACGGCGCGTTCAGCGAGGCGGTGATCGAAGGCCTCTGGCAGCAGATTCCGCTGCTGGATCTGGTCGGGCTGGTGCTGGTCTGCTGCATCGTTCTGGCGCTGGTGTTGCTGGCGTCGACCGTACTGGGCAAGGCATTCGGCTTCAACCAGGAGGACCGCATCACCATTCTCTTCTGCGGTTCGAAGAAAAGCCTGGCGACCGGCGTGCCGATGGCGCAGGTGCTGTTTGCCGGTAGCACCATTGGCTTGCTGATCTTGCCGCTGATGCTGTTCCACCAGATTCAACTGATGGTCTGTGCGGTGTTGGCGCAGCGTTATGCCAAGCGGCCGGAATCGATTTCGGAACTGATGGCTCAGGTTGACCCCTGA
- a CDS encoding amidase, whose product MIEVTEVSIAELRAALESGQTTSVELVQAYLARIDAYDGPETPTALNAVVVRNPKALAEAQASDARRAKGQTLGALDGIPYTAKDSYLVKGLTAASGSPAFKDLVAYRDAFTIERLRAAGAICLGKTNMPPMANGGMQRGVYGRAESPYNADYLTAPFASGSSNGAGTATAASFAAFGLAEETWSSGRGPASNNGLCAYTPSRGVISVRGNWPLTPTMDVVVPFARTMADLLEVLDVVVADDPDTRGDLWRLQPWVPIPSSSLVRPKSYPALAANSEALAGKKFGIPRMYINADPEAGTSEAPGIGGPTGQRINTRPSVIGLWEQARKALEAAGAEVLEVDFPLVSNCEGDRPGAPTVFNRGIVSKEFLHHELWDLTAWAFDDFLQANGDPKLNRLVDVDGPQIFPHDPGTLPNREGDLVAGMDEYVRMAERGITPWDQISTMPDGLRGLEKTRKIDLEDWMDRLGLDAVLFPTVADVGPANADVDPQSADIAWSNGVWVANGNLAIRHLGVPTVTVPMGVMPDIGMPVGLTFAGRAYDDSSLLHLASAFESTGNKRMIPPRTPPLVADKR is encoded by the coding sequence ATGATCGAAGTTACCGAAGTTTCCATTGCCGAGCTGCGCGCCGCGCTCGAATCCGGCCAGACCACCTCGGTTGAACTGGTCCAGGCTTATCTCGCGCGGATCGACGCCTATGACGGCCCCGAAACGCCTACGGCGCTGAACGCGGTCGTGGTGCGCAACCCCAAGGCGCTTGCCGAGGCCCAGGCGTCCGACGCCCGTCGTGCCAAGGGCCAGACGCTGGGCGCGCTGGACGGTATCCCTTACACCGCCAAGGACAGCTATCTGGTCAAGGGCCTGACCGCCGCTTCCGGCAGCCCGGCCTTCAAGGACCTGGTCGCCTATCGCGATGCGTTCACCATCGAACGCCTGCGCGCCGCCGGGGCGATCTGCCTGGGCAAGACCAACATGCCGCCGATGGCCAACGGCGGGATGCAACGTGGCGTCTACGGCCGCGCCGAGAGCCCGTACAACGCTGACTACCTCACCGCCCCGTTCGCCTCCGGTTCGTCGAACGGCGCGGGTACTGCCACTGCCGCGAGCTTCGCGGCATTCGGCCTGGCGGAAGAAACCTGGTCGAGCGGCCGTGGCCCGGCCTCGAACAATGGTTTGTGTGCCTACACGCCTTCGCGCGGAGTGATTTCGGTGCGCGGCAACTGGCCGTTGACCCCGACCATGGACGTGGTCGTGCCGTTCGCCCGGACCATGGCCGACCTGCTCGAAGTGCTCGACGTGGTAGTGGCCGATGACCCGGACACCCGTGGCGACCTGTGGCGCCTGCAACCCTGGGTGCCGATCCCGAGTTCGTCCTTGGTGCGCCCCAAATCCTACCCGGCGCTGGCCGCCAACAGCGAGGCACTTGCCGGCAAGAAGTTCGGCATTCCACGCATGTACATCAACGCCGACCCTGAAGCGGGTACCTCCGAAGCGCCGGGCATCGGTGGGCCGACCGGCCAACGCATCAACACCCGTCCTTCGGTGATCGGACTCTGGGAACAAGCGCGCAAGGCCCTCGAAGCCGCGGGCGCCGAAGTGCTCGAAGTGGACTTCCCGCTGGTCTCCAATTGCGAGGGTGATCGCCCTGGCGCGCCGACCGTGTTCAATCGTGGCATCGTCTCCAAGGAATTTCTGCACCACGAATTGTGGGACCTGACGGCTTGGGCCTTCGATGACTTCCTGCAAGCCAACGGCGATCCGAAACTGAATCGTCTGGTCGATGTCGATGGCCCGCAGATCTTCCCTCACGACCCAGGCACCCTGCCCAACCGCGAGGGCGACCTGGTTGCCGGCATGGACGAATACGTGCGCATGGCCGAGCGTGGCATCACCCCGTGGGACCAGATCAGCACGATGCCGGACGGCCTGCGCGGGCTGGAAAAAACCCGCAAGATCGATCTGGAAGACTGGATGGATCGCCTGGGCCTCGATGCGGTGCTGTTCCCGACGGTCGCCGATGTGGGCCCGGCGAATGCCGATGTCGATCCGCAATCGGCGGATATCGCCTGGAGCAACGGCGTGTGGGTCGCCAACGGCAACCTCGCCATCCGTCACCTCGGCGTGCCAACGGTCACCGTGCCGATGGGCGTGATGCCGGACATCGGCATGCCGGTCGGCCTGACGTTTGCCGGGCGCGCCTATGACGACTCGTCGCTGCTGCACCTGGCGTCGGCGTTCGAATCGACCGGGAATAAACGCATGATCCCGCCGCGCACCCCGCCATTGGTCGCTGACAAGCGCTGA
- a CDS encoding ABC transporter ATP-binding protein, translating into MSAVIKDSAQQNDKPLVSLRNLNKHYGDFAAVDNISLDIKDGEFLTFLGSSGSGKSTTLSMLAGFETPSSGEILVNGQSLVNVPPHKRDIGMVFQRYSLFPHLSVRDNIAFPLAIRKLAAAERERRVDAMLKLVQLEQFAHRRPSQLSGGQQQRVAIARALVYEPRILLMDEPLGALDKKLREDLQDELRQLHRRLGITIVYVTHDQEEAMRLSQRIAIFSHGKIVGLGSGYDLYQNPPNAFVASFLGNSNFLKLKAQGNAVATFEGQPLSIRLTAGLQTDQDVLLMVRPEKALALSNEQATAEPLAAGWNEVTAKVVEVLFLGESQTCSVVTAGGTSMTVKALSAAGMPLKAGDPVRVRWATADACVYTEWAESDLNKAAGAH; encoded by the coding sequence ATGAGTGCAGTGATCAAAGATTCCGCGCAGCAAAATGACAAACCCCTGGTCAGCCTGCGTAACCTGAACAAGCACTACGGCGACTTCGCCGCCGTGGACAACATCTCGCTGGACATCAAGGACGGTGAATTTCTCACCTTCCTCGGCTCCAGCGGCTCGGGCAAAAGCACCACGCTGTCGATGCTGGCCGGCTTCGAAACCCCGAGCAGCGGCGAGATCCTGGTCAACGGCCAGTCGCTGGTCAACGTGCCGCCGCACAAACGCGACATCGGCATGGTGTTCCAGCGCTACTCACTGTTCCCGCACCTCTCCGTGCGCGACAACATTGCGTTCCCGTTGGCCATCCGCAAACTGGCCGCCGCCGAACGCGAGCGCCGGGTCGATGCGATGCTCAAGCTGGTGCAGCTTGAGCAATTTGCCCATCGCCGCCCTTCGCAACTCTCCGGTGGCCAGCAGCAACGCGTCGCCATTGCACGGGCGCTGGTTTACGAACCACGCATCCTGCTGATGGACGAACCTCTCGGTGCACTGGACAAAAAACTGCGCGAAGACTTGCAGGATGAACTGCGTCAGCTGCATCGGCGCCTGGGCATCACCATCGTCTACGTGACCCACGACCAGGAAGAAGCCATGCGTTTGTCCCAGCGCATCGCGATTTTCAGCCACGGCAAGATCGTCGGCCTCGGCAGCGGTTATGACCTGTACCAGAATCCGCCGAACGCCTTTGTCGCCTCGTTCCTCGGCAACTCGAACTTCCTCAAGCTCAAGGCCCAGGGTAATGCGGTGGCGACCTTCGAGGGGCAGCCGCTGTCGATCCGACTCACCGCCGGCCTGCAAACCGATCAGGACGTGCTGCTGATGGTACGTCCGGAAAAAGCCCTGGCCCTGAGCAATGAACAAGCCACTGCCGAACCGCTGGCCGCCGGCTGGAACGAAGTGACGGCCAAGGTCGTGGAAGTGCTGTTTCTCGGCGAAAGCCAGACCTGCAGCGTGGTCACCGCTGGCGGCACCTCGATGACGGTCAAGGCGCTGTCCGCCGCCGGCATGCCGCTCAAGGCCGGCGACCCGGTGCGGGTGCGCTGGGCCACGGCAGATGCCTGCGTCTACACCGAATGGGCCGAAAGCGACCTGAACAAGGCCGCCGGCGCTCACTGA
- a CDS encoding ABC transporter permease, with the protein MLLTPNAMSRRMRFGLYATTGLIGLFLLLPIVFIVLLSFGSSQWLVFPPPGWTLKWYGQFFSNADWMNAAMASLKVAVLTTFFAVALGLPTAFALVRGRFPGREMLYGLFTLPMIVPLVIIAVAVYALFLKLGYTGTMFAFVVSHVIVALPFTIISIINSLKLFDQSIEDAAVICGASRLQAVFKVTFPAIRPGMVAGALFAFLVSWDEVVLSVMMASPTLQTLPVKMWTTLRQDLTPVIAVASTLLIGLSVLVMVIAAALRRRNEISA; encoded by the coding sequence ATGCTCCTGACCCCCAATGCCATGAGCCGGCGCATGCGCTTCGGCCTGTATGCCACCACCGGGCTGATCGGTCTGTTCCTGCTGCTGCCGATCGTGTTCATCGTGCTGCTGTCGTTCGGCTCGTCCCAGTGGCTGGTGTTCCCGCCGCCGGGCTGGACGCTGAAATGGTACGGCCAGTTCTTCTCCAATGCCGACTGGATGAACGCCGCCATGGCCAGCCTGAAAGTCGCGGTGCTGACCACGTTCTTCGCCGTCGCGCTGGGCCTGCCGACTGCGTTCGCCCTGGTGCGTGGCCGCTTCCCCGGCCGGGAAATGCTCTACGGCCTGTTCACCCTGCCGATGATCGTGCCGCTGGTGATCATCGCGGTGGCGGTGTACGCGCTGTTCCTGAAACTGGGTTACACCGGGACCATGTTCGCGTTCGTGGTCAGCCACGTCATCGTCGCGCTGCCGTTCACCATCATCTCGATCATCAATTCGCTGAAGCTGTTCGACCAGTCGATCGAGGATGCCGCGGTGATCTGCGGCGCCTCACGCCTGCAAGCGGTATTCAAGGTGACCTTCCCGGCGATCCGTCCGGGCATGGTGGCCGGCGCCCTCTTCGCCTTCCTCGTCTCGTGGGATGAAGTGGTGCTGAGCGTGATGATGGCCAGCCCGACCCTGCAAACCCTTCCCGTGAAAATGTGGACCACCCTGCGCCAGGACCTGACGCCCGTGATCGCCGTCGCTTCGACGCTGCTGATTGGCCTCTCGGTATTGGTCATGGTCATCGCCGCTGCCCTGCGCCGGCGCAACGAAATCAGCGCTTGA
- a CDS encoding ABC transporter permease, which translates to MKMAVTASRPSTSVGSAPGAAGKAAAMTQSPSLAQRWRGASNLVPALLFLGLFFLAPLIGLLLRGVLEPVPGLGNYEQLFANSAYARVLLNTFSVAGLVTLFSLLLGFPLAWAITLVPRGWGRWILNIVLLSMWTSLLARTYSWLVLLQASGVINKALMAMGIIDQPLEMVHNLTGVVIGMSYIMIPFIVLPLQATMQAIDPMILQAGSICGASPWTNFFRVFLPLCRPGLFSGGLMVFVMSLGYYVTPALLGGAQNMMLPEFIIQQVQSFLNWGLASAGAALLIVITLVLFYFYLKLQPESPVGASNAR; encoded by the coding sequence ATGAAAATGGCGGTAACCGCATCCCGTCCATCCACGTCAGTCGGGAGCGCCCCTGGCGCTGCCGGCAAGGCAGCTGCGATGACGCAATCGCCGAGCCTGGCCCAGCGCTGGCGTGGCGCGAGCAACCTGGTGCCCGCCCTGCTGTTTCTCGGCCTGTTCTTTCTCGCGCCGTTGATTGGCCTGCTGCTGCGCGGCGTGCTGGAACCGGTGCCGGGCCTGGGCAACTACGAACAGCTGTTCGCCAACTCGGCCTATGCCCGGGTGTTGCTCAACACCTTCTCGGTGGCCGGCCTAGTGACCCTGTTCAGTCTGTTGCTGGGCTTCCCGCTGGCCTGGGCGATCACCCTGGTGCCCCGTGGCTGGGGTCGCTGGATCCTGAACATCGTGCTGCTGTCGATGTGGACCAGCCTGCTCGCCCGCACCTACTCCTGGCTGGTGTTGCTGCAAGCCTCCGGGGTGATCAACAAGGCGTTGATGGCCATGGGCATCATCGATCAACCGCTGGAGATGGTACACAACCTCACCGGCGTGGTGATCGGCATGAGCTACATCATGATCCCGTTCATCGTGCTGCCGTTGCAGGCGACCATGCAGGCCATCGACCCGATGATCCTGCAGGCCGGCTCGATCTGCGGCGCCAGCCCCTGGACCAACTTCTTCCGGGTGTTCCTGCCGCTGTGCCGGCCGGGGCTGTTCTCCGGCGGCCTGATGGTGTTCGTGATGTCCCTCGGTTACTACGTGACCCCGGCGCTGCTGGGCGGTGCGCAGAACATGATGCTGCCCGAGTTCATCATTCAGCAGGTGCAGTCGTTCCTCAACTGGGGCCTGGCCAGCGCTGGCGCCGCGTTGCTGATCGTGATCACGCTGGTGTTGTTCTACTTCTACCTGAAGCTCCAGCCGGAATCCCCGGTTGGCGCCAGCAACGCGAGGTAA
- a CDS encoding ABC transporter substrate-binding protein — translation MVLNKRATAVLFAGLLSVTSQALMAAESVNFVSWGGSTQDAQKQAWADPFSKASGITVVQDGPTDYGKLKAMVESGNVQWDVVDVEADFALRAAAEGLLEPLDFKVIERDKIDPRFVSDHGVGSFFFSFVLGYNEGKLGANKPQDWSALFDTKTYPGKRALYKWPSPGVLELALLADGVAADKLYPLDLDRAFKKLDTIKKDIVWWGGGAQSQQLLASGEASMGQFWNGRIHALQEDGAPVGVSWKQNLVMADILVIPKGSKNKDAAMKFLANASSAKGQADFSNLTAYAPVNVDSVARLDSTLAPNLPTAYAKDQITLDFAYWAKNGPAIATRWNEWLVK, via the coding sequence ATGGTGTTGAACAAACGTGCGACCGCGGTTCTTTTTGCGGGACTGCTGAGCGTGACCAGCCAGGCACTGATGGCGGCTGAAAGCGTCAACTTCGTGAGTTGGGGCGGCAGCACCCAGGATGCGCAAAAGCAGGCCTGGGCCGATCCGTTCAGCAAGGCCAGCGGCATCACCGTGGTGCAGGATGGTCCGACCGACTACGGCAAGCTCAAGGCCATGGTCGAGAGCGGCAACGTGCAGTGGGACGTGGTCGACGTCGAAGCCGACTTCGCCCTGCGCGCCGCTGCCGAAGGCTTGCTCGAACCCCTCGATTTCAAAGTCATTGAACGCGACAAGATCGACCCGCGCTTCGTCAGCGACCACGGTGTCGGCTCGTTCTTCTTCTCCTTCGTCCTCGGCTACAACGAAGGCAAGCTCGGTGCCAACAAGCCCCAAGACTGGTCCGCGCTGTTCGACACCAAGACCTACCCCGGCAAACGCGCCCTGTACAAATGGCCAAGCCCTGGCGTGCTGGAACTGGCGCTGCTGGCCGACGGTGTAGCGGCGGACAAGCTCTACCCGCTGGATCTGGACCGCGCGTTCAAAAAACTCGACACCATCAAGAAAGACATCGTCTGGTGGGGCGGCGGCGCGCAGTCGCAGCAGCTGCTGGCCTCCGGTGAAGCGAGCATGGGCCAGTTCTGGAACGGCCGGATTCATGCCCTGCAAGAAGACGGCGCCCCGGTCGGCGTAAGCTGGAAGCAGAACCTGGTCATGGCCGACATCCTGGTCATTCCCAAGGGTTCGAAAAACAAGGACGCGGCGATGAAGTTCCTGGCCAACGCCAGCAGTGCCAAGGGCCAGGCGGACTTCTCCAACCTGACCGCCTACGCCCCGGTCAACGTCGACAGCGTGGCACGCCTGGACTCGACGCTGGCGCCGAACCTGCCGACCGCTTACGCAAAGGATCAGATCACTCTTGATTTCGCGTACTGGGCCAAGAACGGTCCGGCCATCGCGACACGGTGGAACGAATGGCTGGTCAAATGA